DNA sequence from the Sinorhizobium sp. RAC02 genome:
CGGCCGCGATCCGCGCCTGGACACTGTCCGTATCGATGCCGCCGTCAACTGGCACAATGTGCTGCTCGGCGAGCGCGGTGTTGCCCGGGTCTTCGGCCCCCAGAAGGGTGCCACGCCCGAACAGGTGGAGGTTCTCGCGGCCGCGATGGAAACCTACGCCGCAAGCATCCGGGATACGACAGGCATCGAGGTGGGCATGGCACCCGGTTCGGGGGCGTCGGGCGGGCTTGGCGCGGCGGTTCTCGGTCTGCTCGGCGGCAAGCTGCATCCGCGCTACGATATCGTCATGCAATATCTGGAGCTTGACCGCTTCATTGCCGAGGCGGACCTCGTCATCACTGCGGAGGGCAGCCTCGACGGCCAGACGCCGTTCGGCAAGGTACCGGCAGAGGTGGCACAGCGGGCAAAGCGTGCGGGTGTCCCCGTCATCGCGCTGGCCGGCACGATCGGCAAGGGCGTGCGGCTGAATTTCGAGCAGGGTATCGATGCCTTCGCCTCCATTCTGACGCGGCCTTGCTCGCTGGAGGACGCGATTTCATCCGCGCCGAAGCTGCTCGCGCACGCAGCGGAGGACGCCGCCCGCATGGTCATGGTCGGCATGAGCCTGCGAAATCGGGTGGAAAAAGCGGCGTGATGCAGACGACCTTCCGCCGCCCTTGCGGAGGGGCGGCGCGGTTATCGGTCGCCTCCCGCTAACGCCCCAATGAGGAAACATTACGAAAATATAATGATCCCAAGGGCTTCAACTTCGGGGTGGGCGGTGTCACATGTCTATCAAAGGGACGGCAGAGGCATGACCTCGATCCGAGGAACACCGATGACCAAGACCGCACGACCGAAAAAAGATGAGACGCCCGGCGAAGAGGGTGGCCACGCCAATGTGACCTTCATGCCGGGCGCGACCCCGCCCGTCCGGCGCAAGCGACGGTCGCGTGCCTGGATCTGGCTTCCGGTGATCGCGCTCATCGCCGGTGCTGGCTATTATGGCTGGCGCGCCTACGCGCCGGCCGAGACGACGACGGCGATCATCACGCAGCCCGTCGTGCGCGGCGATATCGAAAATGCGGTGACGGCGGTCGGTACGCTGGAGGCCGTGAAGTCGGTCGATGCCGGTGCACAGGTTTCCGGCCAGCTCAAGGCGATGCATGTCGAGATCGGTGATGTTGTCACGAAGGACCAGCTGATTGCCGAGATCGACCCGGCAACAATCGAGAACCGTATCGAGATCAACCGCGCGGAGCTGGCCAATCTCCAGGCGCAACTCGAATCCAAGAAGGCACAACTTGTCTTCAAGCAGGCAAACATCGCCCGCCAGCTCAATCTGGTTGCCGGCAATGCCGCCGCCCAGCAGGCGCTCGACCAGGCTGTCGCCGACCTCGCCGCCGCCGAGGCGGATGTCAACGCGACCGAGGCCCAGATCCGCAAGC
Encoded proteins:
- a CDS encoding glycerate kinase: MSFTVLVAPSGFKESLSADEAADCIEKGVLRAFPEAIVLKAPMADGGEGFTKALVKATGGTLHHLTVTGPINDPVEAHFGFLGGCSEPTAVIEMAAAAGLSLVPRGRRNPCLTTSYGVGELVRAALDRGARRILLGCGDSGINDGGAGMAEALGIRLLDSEGDLLPRGGAALADLAAIDLSGRDPRLDTVRIDAAVNWHNVLLGERGVARVFGPQKGATPEQVEVLAAAMETYAASIRDTTGIEVGMAPGSGASGGLGAAVLGLLGGKLHPRYDIVMQYLELDRFIAEADLVITAEGSLDGQTPFGKVPAEVAQRAKRAGVPVIALAGTIGKGVRLNFEQGIDAFASILTRPCSLEDAISSAPKLLAHAAEDAARMVMVGMSLRNRVEKAA